One genomic window of Gracilinema caldarium DSM 7334 includes the following:
- a CDS encoding extracellular solute-binding protein, translated as MMKKMFKFGLLLVSMLTASTMLFASGQQAQSGQTSGGKQVKISFWHIGTAPTDKGFYQGVVDEYMKAHPNVTIEVTILENEAFKSKLTTVMQSGNPPDIFHSWGGGVLAEYAKAGLLKDITQEVKSSGFYDTMAPGVWGVYSYNGKIYGAPHDMGAITVWYNKELLAKVGYTSFPSDWDEFIILVKKLKAAGITPIALGGGDKWPAMHIWSYIALRLGGGELFENTFSGKNKAGFKDPTFVKAGQILADLAALKPFQDGFLGATYNDEAALVGNGVAAMEIMGQWAPNVQNDSSTSKKGLGDKLATAPFPMIKGGKGKITDVIGGGNGMAIGKNAPIETLDFLRFLDSKENNAKYATIAGIIPTVKGAEVGITDPNAKLVKSIVDKTTYYQLYLDQFLSPAAGAAVNDAVQTILAGTATPEQACAAIQAAYEQSK; from the coding sequence ATGATGAAAAAGATGTTCAAGTTCGGATTGCTGTTGGTGTCAATGCTAACAGCATCAACCATGCTGTTCGCCTCAGGTCAGCAGGCTCAATCAGGACAGACCTCTGGCGGGAAACAGGTAAAAATTTCCTTCTGGCACATCGGTACCGCACCAACTGATAAGGGATTTTATCAGGGTGTGGTAGATGAGTATATGAAAGCTCATCCGAATGTTACCATCGAAGTTACTATTCTGGAAAATGAAGCCTTCAAGAGCAAGCTTACTACAGTTATGCAATCTGGAAACCCACCGGATATTTTCCACAGCTGGGGTGGTGGTGTGCTTGCTGAATATGCGAAAGCCGGTCTATTAAAGGACATTACCCAGGAAGTAAAGAGTTCTGGTTTCTATGATACCATGGCTCCTGGTGTTTGGGGTGTTTATTCCTATAATGGTAAAATTTATGGAGCTCCCCATGATATGGGTGCAATCACGGTTTGGTATAACAAAGAATTGCTTGCCAAAGTTGGTTATACTTCTTTCCCCAGCGACTGGGATGAATTTATCATCCTTGTAAAGAAACTCAAAGCTGCTGGAATTACTCCGATTGCTCTTGGTGGTGGTGATAAATGGCCTGCTATGCATATCTGGTCATATATCGCACTGAGGCTCGGTGGAGGAGAACTCTTTGAAAATACCTTCTCTGGAAAAAATAAGGCCGGATTTAAGGATCCCACCTTTGTAAAAGCTGGTCAGATATTGGCGGATCTGGCAGCACTGAAACCTTTCCAGGATGGCTTCCTTGGGGCAACCTACAATGATGAAGCGGCGCTCGTCGGTAATGGTGTGGCCGCGATGGAAATTATGGGCCAATGGGCTCCCAATGTGCAAAATGACAGCTCAACCAGCAAGAAAGGACTGGGTGATAAGCTTGCTACAGCTCCATTCCCGATGATTAAAGGTGGAAAAGGAAAAATCACCGATGTAATCGGCGGTGGAAATGGTATGGCTATTGGGAAGAATGCACCGATAGAAACCCTTGATTTTCTGAGATTCCTGGACAGCAAAGAAAACAATGCTAAGTATGCTACTATTGCTGGTATTATCCCCACTGTTAAAGGTGCTGAGGTTGGCATTACCGATCCGAATGCTAAGCTGGTAAAGAGCATTGTTGATAAGACAACCTATTACCAACTGTATCTTGACCAGTTCCTTTCTCCTGCAGCCGGTGCAGCAGTAAATGATGCAGTACAGACCATTCTTGCTGGCACTGCAACACCTGAACAGGCCTGTGCTGCAATACAGGCAGCCTATGAACAGTCCAAATAA
- a CDS encoding carbohydrate ABC transporter permease: MRKKLNQIPLLIFLLGPALVLFTFFVIVPVFRAAYFSLFKWNGFGPLTDFRGIKNFVMLYNDKIFHKAIIHNFVIMAVSLIVEIPLALYAALILANKDFKLAVVFRTFFFLPYVLSEVITGILWQFIYNPQYGLVKAISTFIAPGSPVPAFLAHPNTVLAAILITIIWKYFGFHMSILIAGLQDIPDEIKEAAKIDGATEGQTTRKIVLPLLRPTLLISIFFSIVGSFQVFDVVWAMGKGDPVNSAETMVTYLYKFGLQRLNIGYGSAVAVTIFLLSLIFSLVYNRQLIKNEER, from the coding sequence ATGAGAAAGAAGCTTAATCAGATACCGTTGTTAATATTTTTACTTGGACCAGCACTAGTTCTCTTTACATTCTTTGTAATAGTACCAGTTTTCAGGGCTGCATATTTTAGCTTGTTTAAATGGAATGGATTTGGTCCACTCACTGATTTTCGTGGTATTAAAAATTTTGTAATGCTGTACAACGACAAGATATTTCATAAGGCAATAATTCATAATTTTGTAATCATGGCGGTATCTCTTATAGTAGAAATTCCCCTTGCATTATATGCTGCACTTATTCTTGCCAATAAAGATTTTAAACTTGCAGTTGTTTTTCGTACGTTTTTTTTCCTTCCTTATGTTCTTTCAGAAGTAATTACAGGGATACTTTGGCAATTTATATATAATCCCCAGTATGGACTAGTGAAAGCCATTTCAACCTTTATTGCTCCCGGTTCTCCAGTACCTGCATTTTTAGCACACCCGAATACAGTACTTGCAGCTATCCTTATTACTATAATATGGAAGTATTTCGGATTTCATATGTCCATTCTAATTGCAGGTCTACAGGATATTCCTGATGAAATTAAAGAAGCAGCAAAAATTGATGGTGCAACAGAAGGTCAGACTACCAGAAAAATTGTATTACCCCTTCTGAGGCCTACCCTGCTTATTTCTATATTCTTCTCTATTGTCGGATCCTTTCAGGTCTTTGATGTTGTCTGGGCAATGGGTAAGGGGGATCCGGTAAATTCAGCCGAAACGATGGTCACCTACCTCTATAAATTTGGTTTACAGCGGCTCAATATTGGCTATGGGAGCGCAGTTGCGGTTACCATCTTTTTACTAAGCTTGATATTCAGTTTAGTCTATAACCGACAGCTTATTAAAAATGAGGAGCGATAA
- a CDS encoding carbohydrate ABC transporter permease codes for MMKSNSSQRYLRHVIQTSFCIILSLVVLIPIYMGFVGGLKSNGQLLTDPVGLPNPPYYENYINLLNGTLGTFWRSLFNSVLVAVGTVGITLVVCVLAAFALARVRFHGRELIKNYFMLGLLFPLAVAILPLYLQVKNLNLLDNYLGVILPQVAFQIPMTVLLLRGFFLGIPQDLEDACAIDGYGPLGFLVNMIIPLSTPILATSSIIVLVSSWNNFFLPLLVFNNEIRYTLPMGVMNFQGQHAADWNMILAYLSLAIIPAILLFITSQKYIVAGLTGGAIKG; via the coding sequence ATGATGAAATCTAATTCATCACAGCGATACCTGCGACATGTCATTCAAACTTCTTTTTGTATAATCCTTTCCCTTGTGGTCCTCATTCCGATATATATGGGATTTGTTGGTGGTTTAAAATCAAATGGGCAGCTATTAACTGATCCGGTAGGGCTACCAAACCCTCCCTATTATGAAAATTATATAAATTTGTTGAATGGAACCCTTGGAACATTCTGGAGATCCCTTTTCAATTCTGTACTTGTTGCCGTCGGTACTGTTGGTATAACCCTGGTAGTATGTGTACTTGCAGCCTTTGCATTAGCCCGTGTACGGTTTCATGGCAGAGAACTCATTAAAAACTATTTTATGTTAGGACTGCTGTTCCCACTGGCTGTTGCAATTCTCCCGTTATATTTACAGGTAAAGAATTTAAATCTTCTCGATAATTATTTAGGGGTTATTCTCCCCCAAGTCGCATTTCAGATACCTATGACGGTTCTCTTGTTGAGGGGCTTTTTTCTCGGTATTCCTCAAGACTTGGAAGATGCCTGTGCGATTGATGGCTATGGTCCCCTTGGTTTTCTTGTTAATATGATTATTCCTCTTTCTACGCCTATTCTTGCTACAAGTAGTATTATAGTTCTCGTTTCAAGTTGGAATAATTTTTTCTTACCCCTCCTCGTATTCAATAATGAAATACGATACACACTTCCAATGGGTGTTATGAATTTTCAGGGGCAACATGCAGCAGATTGGAATATGATTCTTGCATACCTAAGCCTCGCTATAATTCCTGCAATCCTTCTTTTTATCACATCTCAGAAATACATTGTTGCAGGTCTGACAGGCGGAGCTATCAAGGGATAA
- a CDS encoding TAXI family TRAP transporter solute-binding subunit yields MKRTMLFVLMGLMIVSGTGFAQQKFIAIGTGGAAGTYYPLGGAMAEIWNKNIKGMNATAQTTGASIANINLLRENKVDIIFVQNDVAFYALNGTELFKDKAFKELRGMACLYDETIQLVALADSGIKAVADLKGKRVSVGAAGSGVEANARQILEAAGLTYDDIKVQYLSFAESASNLKDGNIDAAFATAGYPTAAIQDLGASRKITIVPIDGAVADKLMKKWSFYSVTVIPANTYQGVTADVKTVSVKSMLAVSSKLPADTVYELLKTMYANTDRLVAAHKQGSNIKVETAKVGMSIPLHVGAEKFFAEVKK; encoded by the coding sequence ATGAAACGAACTATGTTATTTGTATTAATGGGCCTGATGATTGTTAGTGGAACCGGCTTTGCCCAGCAAAAATTCATCGCCATTGGAACCGGTGGTGCCGCAGGAACCTACTATCCCCTGGGCGGAGCCATGGCAGAAATCTGGAATAAAAATATAAAGGGGATGAACGCCACCGCTCAAACTACTGGTGCTTCTATTGCAAACATCAATCTGCTTCGGGAAAACAAGGTAGATATTATTTTTGTTCAGAATGATGTGGCCTTTTATGCGCTGAACGGCACTGAACTTTTCAAAGACAAGGCTTTTAAGGAACTCCGCGGCATGGCTTGCCTCTATGATGAAACGATCCAGCTTGTTGCCCTGGCCGATTCGGGCATCAAAGCCGTGGCTGATCTGAAGGGTAAGCGGGTATCCGTCGGCGCTGCCGGTTCTGGAGTAGAAGCCAATGCCCGCCAAATTCTGGAAGCCGCTGGTCTCACCTATGATGACATTAAAGTCCAGTACCTCTCCTTTGCCGAATCGGCCAGCAACCTAAAGGATGGCAATATTGATGCGGCCTTTGCCACCGCCGGTTACCCCACCGCAGCGATCCAGGATTTAGGTGCATCACGGAAGATTACCATAGTTCCCATAGACGGTGCTGTGGCAGATAAATTGATGAAAAAGTGGTCCTTCTATAGTGTGACGGTTATTCCTGCGAATACCTATCAGGGTGTTACTGCCGATGTAAAGACCGTATCGGTTAAATCCATGCTGGCGGTAAGTTCCAAGCTCCCCGCCGATACGGTCTATGAGCTGCTTAAGACCATGTATGCCAATACGGATCGGCTCGTAGCTGCCCATAAGCAGGGATCTAATATTAAAGTTGAGACAGCCAAGGTTGGTATGTCGATTCCACTCCATGTGGGTGCAGAAAAATTCTTTGCGGAAGTGAAAAAGTAA
- a CDS encoding DUF1850 domain-containing protein, with product MPAQEQPVTYKLCINQGGYPVAELPLPSSGEFILTYVHSIHKRPVYEYFRADQGLLVLYELRYDTTSTGMPFDAEGGFRMENGLFIVTMNRHFQTLPLFVSPVPGHGVIIDRHLYLFTEWVTEDTALELSVKGP from the coding sequence GTGCCAGCACAGGAACAACCTGTTACTTACAAACTTTGTATTAATCAGGGAGGATATCCTGTAGCTGAACTTCCTTTACCTTCTTCAGGTGAATTTATACTTACCTATGTGCATTCCATTCACAAACGGCCTGTTTATGAATACTTTAGAGCAGACCAGGGACTATTGGTCCTATATGAATTACGATATGATACAACCTCTACAGGAATGCCCTTTGATGCTGAAGGTGGGTTTCGTATGGAAAATGGCCTTTTTATTGTAACCATGAACCGTCATTTTCAAACATTACCACTTTTTGTTTCTCCGGTTCCTGGACATGGTGTTATAATCGATAGGCACTTGTATCTCTTTACAGAATGGGTTACAGAAGATACAGCTCTGGAACTTAGTGTTAAAGGACCATAA
- a CDS encoding TRAP transporter permease, translating to METVTDSQDILKKFDKEADYRSLKGFGAKLISALAISFAVFQLYTAIFGVLDAMIQRSVHLSFGLCLIFLLYPTKKSWARDRIHPIDAVLAVLGALAPLYIVAFYKELVQRAGMTTTFDIVAGIIGLLLVLEAARRVVGIPMVVIALVFIAYALAGPYIPGRLAHRGADFSTLVGHLFFTTEGIFGIPIGVSSTFIFLFILFGAYLERTGLGQFFIDLANAVAGWTAGGPAKVAVLSSGLMGTVSGSSVANVVGTGSFTIPMMKKLGYKGEFAGAVEATASTGGQLMPPIMGAAAFLMAEFTSIPYSRIIAAAAIPALLYYLGVWAGVHFEARRLGLRGLSREELPKLKTIMLERGHLMIPLVVIVYLLVSGYTPMKAALWATVLSILASWLRKATRMKPIEIIRGLEAGSRSALGIIAATACAGVIIGVVTLTGLGLKLGSLLVDLAHGQLLPTLFFTMVTSIVLGMGVPTTANYVITSTITAPAIVIILSKIAGIDTGVVAPAAIILPAHMFAFYFGIIADVTPPVALAAFAGAGIAKANPLKTGLNASKLAIAAFLVPYIFVMNPQMLLFNVTAPGLIWMLVTSIIGILALAAGVNGFFKTNMSWYERVASAAGGIMLVYPGISTDLIGAAILLLVFYIKNIKLIVKAKKIQGCERLEKLIKESNVDAK from the coding sequence ATGGAAACCGTAACAGATAGTCAGGATATTTTAAAAAAATTTGATAAAGAAGCGGATTATCGCAGCTTAAAAGGATTTGGAGCAAAATTGATATCCGCCCTGGCGATTAGCTTTGCGGTTTTTCAATTATATACCGCAATCTTTGGTGTCCTCGATGCAATGATTCAGCGTTCTGTACACCTTTCTTTTGGGCTTTGTCTTATTTTTCTTTTATATCCAACTAAAAAAAGCTGGGCTCGGGATCGGATCCATCCTATTGATGCAGTGCTAGCTGTTTTGGGGGCTCTTGCGCCGCTCTATATTGTGGCCTTTTATAAAGAACTGGTACAGCGGGCTGGAATGACTACTACCTTTGATATTGTTGCTGGAATTATCGGCTTACTGCTGGTTTTGGAAGCGGCCCGCCGGGTGGTCGGGATCCCTATGGTGGTAATTGCATTGGTATTTATTGCGTATGCCCTGGCTGGACCTTATATTCCAGGGCGGCTTGCCCATCGGGGGGCTGATTTTTCAACCCTGGTGGGGCATCTTTTTTTTACCACAGAAGGAATCTTTGGTATCCCGATAGGAGTTTCCAGTACCTTTATCTTCCTTTTTATCCTTTTCGGCGCTTACCTTGAACGTACCGGTTTAGGCCAATTCTTTATTGATCTTGCCAATGCCGTAGCGGGCTGGACCGCCGGTGGACCCGCAAAGGTTGCAGTACTGTCCAGCGGTCTTATGGGGACTGTTTCCGGCTCATCGGTGGCTAATGTGGTGGGTACCGGCAGTTTTACTATTCCTATGATGAAAAAACTGGGGTACAAGGGCGAATTTGCCGGAGCGGTAGAGGCTACCGCGTCCACCGGCGGTCAGCTTATGCCACCCATCATGGGAGCAGCAGCGTTTTTAATGGCTGAATTTACCAGTATCCCCTATTCCAGGATTATTGCTGCAGCGGCTATTCCGGCGTTACTCTACTATCTTGGCGTCTGGGCTGGAGTCCATTTCGAAGCCCGTCGCCTGGGACTCCGGGGGCTTTCTAGGGAAGAACTACCAAAATTAAAAACCATCATGCTGGAGCGGGGTCATCTTATGATACCCCTCGTGGTCATTGTGTATCTTCTTGTTTCCGGTTATACCCCCATGAAGGCAGCTTTGTGGGCTACAGTTTTATCAATTCTTGCTTCCTGGCTACGCAAGGCGACCAGGATGAAACCGATCGAGATTATTCGGGGTCTCGAAGCGGGATCCCGGTCTGCTTTAGGTATTATCGCTGCTACTGCCTGTGCTGGAGTTATTATCGGTGTGGTGACCCTGACGGGGCTTGGTTTAAAGCTTGGGTCTCTGCTAGTTGATCTTGCCCATGGACAGCTTTTGCCCACCCTTTTCTTTACCATGGTTACATCCATAGTACTCGGCATGGGGGTTCCTACAACAGCGAATTATGTTATTACCTCTACAATCACCGCTCCGGCAATTGTTATCATTTTAAGTAAAATTGCAGGTATCGATACGGGTGTTGTTGCTCCTGCGGCCATAATTCTACCTGCCCACATGTTTGCTTTTTACTTTGGTATTATTGCAGACGTTACACCACCGGTAGCTTTAGCTGCCTTTGCTGGAGCGGGAATTGCCAAGGCGAATCCTTTAAAGACTGGTCTGAACGCCTCTAAGCTGGCGATAGCGGCATTTTTAGTTCCCTATATCTTTGTCATGAATCCGCAAATGTTGCTTTTTAATGTTACTGCACCAGGGTTAATATGGATGCTGGTGACCAGCATTATCGGGATTCTCGCCCTTGCTGCGGGTGTAAATGGATTCTTTAAAACCAATATGTCCTGGTATGAACGTGTAGCATCTGCTGCAGGCGGTATTATGCTTGTATATCCCGGCATAAGCACAGATCTCATTGGCGCGGCTATTCTGCTTCTTGTGTTTTATATCAAGAATATAAAGCTCATCGTAAAAGCTAAGAAAATTCAGGGTTGCGAACGCCTCGAGAAACTCATTAAAGAAAGCAATGTAGATGCTAAATAG
- a CDS encoding 4Fe-4S binding protein, with product MNVKVEPHRCPQNHPCPVVRVCPIGAIKQRGYAAPEIDKSKCINCGRCIRYCGYGAIRSA from the coding sequence ATGAATGTAAAAGTAGAACCCCATCGCTGTCCTCAGAACCATCCCTGCCCGGTGGTTCGGGTATGTCCCATCGGAGCCATAAAACAGAGGGGTTACGCAGCACCTGAAATTGATAAGTCAAAATGCATTAACTGCGGTCGCTGTATAAGATATTGCGGCTATGGAGCAATTCGCAGCGCATGA
- a CDS encoding adenylate/guanylate cyclase domain-containing protein, which produces MNETKPSLSSLLDALAGLICIAWFFFPIVAGPVIDAGSRQLFFPYSMPILVIQQEGFNAYTLILLLLYLIPLFCIFRILCLFIPSRFGSLALPEHFGISALRVFVTIPMIITWIVPLIRYADSSVYFEGLPIWIYLFAGFTVAANIISVVFFLKLLNKRDQFVREYKEFKKTFEKSTILAFIFRIRTKLFISFIGLITLIIGVLAFSLLQSYKNTIVKAVSDGARSQVEQASSIYRVNLGDPIAMFEYLNRQVELNKRATFPHQYLSMYTDLKTTQYLSESLEIKSNFKLEFSTFAPNLHFPAFPELKAEEAVQYLKAYNKSKSVVSIYDSKTDQRLFIGPILKPESVKVGDARIRQERLLGFSVMAFQESVIMKPYFKTRIFVMVLTLLFLYLAIILVYLIGNYIVNPLLFLRMNVRKISDNLQSMIRGNTRISSHALVYADYIRSKDEIKSLSNEIGNMVTVLKGVIPYISASTLKQAEKGIVSSSNRELAFLFTDMRGFTSLCEGLEPDQVVSILNRYLDLETEIILQNHGDVDKFVGDEMMAFFDGPRKELHACKAAMQIRHAMMQERDKRQKEGLPVVSIGIGINSGPVVFGSVGARDRMDFTSIGDTVNLAARLEGANKQYNSKSIITEAVFDKVQDTFLCRELDFIAVKGKQEPVRIFEILQEKAKAQAKLMQIKELFEKGLAAYRKQNWKTAAAAFSKNIELFKDGPSEVFLKRVIYFDKNPPGKDWDGVFRATEK; this is translated from the coding sequence ATGAATGAAACGAAACCAAGTCTGTCTTCCCTTTTGGATGCTCTTGCTGGTCTTATCTGTATTGCATGGTTTTTCTTTCCCATTGTCGCAGGCCCTGTGATTGATGCTGGTTCCCGCCAGCTCTTTTTCCCCTATTCAATGCCGATTCTCGTTATACAGCAGGAAGGGTTTAATGCTTATACTTTGATCTTATTGCTCCTCTATCTCATTCCGCTTTTTTGCATTTTTAGAATACTCTGCCTTTTTATTCCATCCCGCTTTGGCAGTCTTGCTTTGCCAGAACATTTTGGAATCAGTGCTTTACGAGTTTTTGTTACTATTCCCATGATAATCACGTGGATTGTCCCTTTGATACGATATGCCGATTCTTCTGTATATTTCGAAGGTCTTCCCATCTGGATCTATCTATTCGCAGGATTTACCGTAGCTGCCAACATTATCTCTGTTGTGTTTTTTTTAAAATTACTCAACAAACGGGACCAATTTGTTCGAGAATATAAGGAGTTTAAAAAAACTTTTGAAAAAAGTACCATTCTTGCTTTTATTTTTCGAATTAGAACCAAGCTGTTTATATCGTTTATTGGATTAATTACCCTTATTATTGGGGTCCTCGCCTTTTCTTTGTTGCAGAGCTATAAAAACACGATTGTCAAAGCAGTTTCCGATGGAGCTCGAAGTCAGGTTGAACAGGCTTCATCAATTTACCGGGTAAACCTTGGGGACCCTATTGCCATGTTTGAATACCTGAACCGTCAAGTTGAACTTAATAAACGAGCAACATTTCCTCATCAATATCTTTCTATGTATACTGATTTAAAGACTACTCAATATCTCTCTGAATCATTGGAGATAAAATCCAATTTTAAACTAGAATTTTCAACCTTTGCTCCTAATTTACACTTTCCTGCTTTTCCTGAATTGAAAGCTGAGGAAGCTGTTCAATACTTAAAGGCTTATAACAAAAGTAAATCAGTAGTTAGTATCTATGATTCTAAAACAGATCAGCGCCTCTTTATAGGGCCTATTCTTAAGCCAGAATCTGTTAAAGTCGGTGATGCCAGGATTCGCCAGGAACGGCTTCTTGGTTTTTCTGTAATGGCCTTTCAGGAATCGGTTATTATGAAACCCTATTTTAAAACAAGGATATTTGTGATGGTGCTAACCCTGCTCTTTCTCTATCTTGCTATTATTTTGGTCTATCTTATTGGGAATTATATTGTAAATCCACTTTTGTTCCTCAGGATGAATGTCAGAAAAATCTCGGATAACCTGCAGTCTATGATTCGGGGAAATACCAGGATTTCATCTCATGCCCTAGTATATGCCGATTATATTCGCAGTAAGGATGAAATTAAAAGCCTTTCCAATGAAATTGGGAATATGGTGACCGTTCTTAAAGGCGTGATTCCCTATATTTCTGCTTCCACCTTAAAGCAAGCAGAGAAGGGGATCGTCAGCAGCAGTAACCGGGAACTTGCTTTTTTATTTACTGACATGCGTGGTTTTACATCCCTTTGTGAAGGCCTTGAGCCTGATCAGGTTGTATCAATTCTTAACCGATATCTCGATTTGGAAACAGAAATCATCCTTCAGAACCACGGTGATGTGGATAAATTCGTCGGTGATGAAATGATGGCCTTTTTTGATGGCCCCCGTAAGGAACTGCATGCTTGTAAGGCTGCCATGCAGATCCGTCATGCAATGATGCAGGAACGGGATAAACGGCAAAAGGAAGGGCTTCCTGTGGTTAGTATTGGAATAGGTATCAATTCGGGACCGGTGGTCTTTGGTTCTGTAGGAGCCCGGGATCGGATGGATTTTACTTCTATTGGAGATACGGTAAATCTCGCGGCACGACTGGAAGGAGCAAACAAACAATATAATTCCAAATCTATTATCACCGAGGCTGTGTTCGATAAGGTTCAAGATACATTCCTTTGCAGGGAACTGGATTTTATAGCCGTGAAGGGTAAGCAAGAACCGGTCCGGATTTTTGAGATTTTGCAGGAAAAAGCGAAGGCACAGGCTAAGTTAATGCAAATAAAAGAACTCTTTGAAAAGGGACTTGCCGCGTACCGCAAGCAGAATTGGAAAACGGCCGCTGCAGCCTTCAGTAAAAACATAGAACTATTTAAGGATGGACCTTCCGAGGTATTCCTGAAGAGGGTTATCTACTTTGACAAAAATCCGCCCGGAAAGGACTGGGATGGAGTATTCCGGGCTACCGAAAAATAG
- the sufU gene encoding Fe-S cluster assembly sulfur transfer protein SufU, with product MSDTFENLYEEIIRDHYKNPRYKKPLDNLPYVQNPSCGDKVRVAIIVGADGRITEAAFDGTGCSISMSSADVLAELLQGKTPQEAKAMVELFLAVLRGEKDVAELDTLGDAIAFQGVARLPVRLKCAALSWRAALEQLEKLM from the coding sequence ATGAGCGACACCTTTGAAAATCTATATGAAGAAATCATCAGAGACCATTATAAAAATCCCCGGTATAAGAAGCCTCTGGATAACCTTCCTTATGTGCAAAACCCCTCCTGCGGAGATAAAGTACGGGTCGCTATAATAGTAGGGGCCGATGGAAGAATTACAGAGGCGGCCTTTGATGGCACTGGCTGTTCCATATCGATGAGTTCCGCCGATGTGCTAGCAGAGCTGCTCCAGGGCAAAACACCCCAAGAAGCAAAAGCAATGGTAGAACTGTTCCTGGCAGTTCTGCGGGGTGAAAAAGATGTAGCTGAACTGGATACCCTAGGTGATGCCATAGCATTTCAGGGCGTTGCCCGACTTCCGGTACGCCTAAAATGTGCGGCCCTTTCCTGGCGGGCTGCCCTGGAGCAGCTCGAGAAACTGATGTAG
- a CDS encoding aminotransferase class V-fold PLP-dependent enzyme, with the protein MMNLMTETDQRVFSSTASSVENSKFAKALKAEFPIFHAYPDLIYTDNGATTQKPARVLVAEQDFYTRSCANVHRAIYTLGEEATSRYEEARKTIAEFIGAKPEECIFTRGTTEAINLLAHSFGETLSAGDEIILTEMEHHANIVPWQQLASRRGIKLRYIPIYDDGILNLDILPQLLNRRTKLIAVTMISNVLGTRNHVEHIIAQAHSAGVPVLLDAAQAIPVEPINVKELDADFVAFSGHKMYGPFGIGLLYGTRKWLEALPPFMGGGDMISEVGLEGFTPNEVPYKFEAGTPPIAQAVGMAEAARWLSSIGHQAAGNYESELGQLLIDEISLIPGLRILGAQPGFPLGPRAGIVSVTLEGVHAHDLAAYLNRHKITVRAGHHCAHPLAQRLGVVSSARFSFGAYNTREEVFTIAEILQKAHKELL; encoded by the coding sequence ATGATGAACCTTATGACCGAAACGGATCAGCGGGTCTTTTCCAGCACCGCTTCTTCTGTTGAAAACAGCAAGTTCGCCAAGGCTCTTAAGGCAGAGTTCCCTATTTTCCATGCATACCCTGACCTTATTTATACAGATAATGGGGCCACAACCCAGAAACCTGCAAGAGTGCTTGTAGCGGAACAAGATTTTTATACACGATCCTGTGCCAATGTCCATCGGGCAATTTATACCCTCGGCGAAGAAGCTACGAGCCGCTATGAAGAAGCCCGGAAAACCATAGCCGAATTTATCGGTGCTAAGCCAGAGGAGTGCATTTTCACTCGGGGGACCACCGAGGCTATCAACCTTCTAGCTCATAGCTTTGGGGAAACTCTTTCTGCGGGAGACGAAATCATCCTTACTGAAATGGAGCACCATGCGAATATCGTACCCTGGCAGCAGTTGGCCAGCCGCCGTGGTATTAAACTTAGGTATATACCCATTTATGATGATGGCATCCTGAACTTAGATATCCTCCCTCAACTGCTGAACAGACGAACCAAACTCATAGCCGTTACCATGATATCCAATGTGCTCGGCACCAGAAATCATGTAGAACATATCATAGCCCAGGCCCATTCTGCTGGAGTCCCGGTCCTGCTCGATGCCGCCCAGGCTATTCCGGTTGAACCGATTAATGTAAAAGAACTGGACGCCGATTTTGTTGCCTTTTCTGGACACAAAATGTACGGGCCCTTTGGTATCGGACTTCTCTATGGAACGCGGAAGTGGCTCGAGGCACTTCCCCCCTTCATGGGCGGGGGAGATATGATCAGTGAGGTAGGACTTGAAGGCTTTACCCCCAATGAAGTCCCCTATAAGTTTGAAGCAGGCACTCCACCCATAGCCCAGGCGGTCGGTATGGCAGAGGCTGCCCGGTGGCTCAGTTCAATTGGACATCAAGCAGCAGGGAACTATGAATCGGAATTAGGGCAGCTTTTAATTGATGAAATAAGCCTCATCCCGGGGCTTCGTATTCTTGGTGCGCAACCTGGTTTTCCCCTGGGGCCTCGGGCCGGTATTGTGTCAGTTACTCTGGAAGGTGTTCATGCTCACGACCTGGCTGCATATCTGAACCGCCATAAGATTACAGTCCGGGCCGGACATCACTGCGCTCACCCCTTAGCTCAACGGCTTGGGGTAGTTTCCTCAGCCCGTTTCAGTTTTGGAGCCTACAACACAAGAGAAGAAGTGTTTACTATTGCAGAGATACTTCAAAAAGCCCATAAGGAACTCTTATAA